The sequence aactggaattccacatAATCCTTAGTCTGGTTCACATAAGATTTTCTATTCTTAGATCAactgattaattttttcatttacagAATCCAGAAGTTTCACCTGATAGAAGTTTCTGCCTTTGCCCATTTGGATGTCTCAGACTAAAGTTGAGCATTCTATtacattataataattttatccTATATTTTATCTGATTGAGATTTTTGAACTTGAATTACTCCTCCAATTGAAAGTCATGCTTACAGTGTTCCAGATTTTGCTTAAGAAGAAACTGAGAGAAAGGGAATCCAGATGGATTAAGCTAAGAGAAGTTCTAATTGTTTTTATTGattggtgatttagtcactaagtatctgactctttgcaatcccatggactatagcctacgaggctcctctgtccatgggattttccaggctagaatactggagtgggttgccatttccttctccagagcatcttccccacccagggatcgaacctgggtcttctgcattgcaggcagattctttgctaattgaaccaacagggaagcccatgtaaattTTACGAAATGCAGAAGGCAGCACTtaacacaaacattttaaaaattatggtgtTATGCTTTGTATTGTACAATTGTACAATATATACTACATTGTGCAATTTGAGAAGTCCAAAAGAATTCTCAGATGAAAGTGGAACTGtactaaataaaaatgtgatatCCTTGTATAGATGAAATAAAGTCTATATTTCTATGTTAATAcctaaatgataattttttttaataaacagataTTTTCCATGTATCACTGATTCTATTTAATCTGTAGTAACAGTACATGTGATTTCCCATGATTTCCTCTTTTTGGAAAGTAGAAgattctgtcatttattttagtttcaaaATAAGATATGGAAATTACTTTTCTATCTCttatcatgaaataaaatatctaCTCTCTCTAAAAGTATTATACTTAATTAAATGACATCATGGGGAAACTAACCTATTTCTTTCCAGAAAAGCTAACTGGATTAAATGGACCAACAGAATCGATCATCACTGACTGAATTCATTCTGATGGGGGTCACAAAGCAGGCTGAACTTCAGGCTCCCCTTTTTGGGGTCTTCCTCATCATCTACACAATCACAGTGGTGGGAAATCTGGGCATGATCATCTTACCTCAAGTGGATTCCCGGCTACACACACCTATGTACTTTTTTATCAAACACTTGGCTTTCATTGATCTTGGTAATTCTACTGTCATTTGTCCCAAGATGCTGGTGAACTTTGTTGTGGATCAAAATACTATTTCCTATTATGCATGTGCCACACAATTGGCTTTCTTCCTTATGTTCATCATCAGTGAATTTTTTATCTTGTCGGCCATGGCCTATGATCGCTACTTGGCTATCTGCAACCCTCTGCTGTACAATGTTATCATGTCCCAGAGACTTTGTTATATGCTGGTAGGCATTCCATATCTCTACAGTACCTTTCAGGCACTCATGTTTACTATTAAGATTTTTACACTGACTTTTTGCGGCTCTAATATCATCAGTCATTTCTACTGTGATGACATTCCCTTGTTACTTATGCTCTGCTCAAATGCACAAGAAATAGAATTGTTGATCGTACTATTTTCAGCATTTAATTTGATCTCTTCCCTCTTGGTCATCCTAATGTCCTACATACTGACCCTGATAGCAGTATTTCAAATGTGTTCTGCAGAGAGCAGGAAAAAAGCTTTCTCCACATGCGGTTCTCATCTGATGGTGGTGGTTGTGTTCTATGGGTCTCTACTATTTGTGTATATGCAGCCCAACTCCACTCACTCCTTTGGTACAGATAAAACGGCCTCTGTGTTTTATACTTAGTGATTCCCATGCTTCACCCCTTGATCTACAGCTTAAGgaacaaagaagtgaaaaatgcctTCCGAAGGGTCTTAAAGAATAAGTGCAAACTTAGTATCTAATATCCAATAATCCaataagaattattattttaacaaaCTATGATTGAGGTATATGTCACTTGAtgacatttctaaaaaaaaatataataccATTCTTCTTGGCTCCAGAGCAAAGGTTCATTAAAATGCACAGAGAAATAGATTGTTTTCCTTGTCCAGTTAATTTTCATACTTTAAATCTCAGTGGAATCTCACTGTTCCCCACATTCCTTGCTGTTGATTCAATGTCTCCTTTAATGATTCCACAGAACCCCGAATAGATCCCAAAGGAAGCTCTCATCAAACTCTACTTAGTAAAcgatgtgtttgtttctgccaagctttttgtttgttttctacgaAGGTGTCCTTTCAATCATTTTGCACTGTATTTCCTGAATATAAACAACTGTGTGTAGACAGAGTGAGTCTCTTACATACAGCAGACATTTggatcataatttttttaaaaaatcattctacTCATCTCAACCTTTGGGGAATTTaatctattttcatttaaagtaattacatTACAAGATTTTCTTGAGTTTGTGACTGAAACTAATTTGGGCATGCCTTACAGTGAAAGACCACAAGTCTGTTAAAATAATGATCACGGAATTGTGAGGTAAACAATCCCAGAGATCACACAGAACAAGAAGACATCAGTGTTCCAAACAGCCAGAGAGTGAAATCCTTGTTCCATATCTGGGCATCCAGTTGAGATCTCAGAGGTATTATGAAAATTACTTTGGACTCAGTTAGAAAACAAGACTCAAAAGGAGCTAGTTGATTCttgtttaaaacatttaacaTTCTTTTAGGAAGACAACAGAAAATTGCAGCACTCATTATTCTGTATTTCTTCACAGTATTTAGAATCTAGTCACAAATACTAGACAAATGTGAAAGGCAGGAACGTGTGACCCCCAACCAGATCCTGAAATGTCAGTGAAGATATAATTAACAGGCAAGGACTTTAAaacatattataaatatgttacaAATACTGACTCATTTAATAAAAACACTAAACTTaggaacaaaatatttattgaatgaacacAATAGCATAT comes from Cervus elaphus chromosome 1, mCerEla1.1, whole genome shotgun sequence and encodes:
- the LOC122700078 gene encoding olfactory receptor 8K5-like, which codes for MDQQNRSSLTEFILMGVTKQAELQAPLFGVFLIIYTITVVGNLGMIILPQVDSRLHTPMYFFIKHLAFIDLGNSTVICPKMLVNFVVDQNTISYYACATQLAFFLMFIISEFFILSAMAYDRYLAICNPLLYNVIMSQRLCYMLVGIPYLYSTFQALMFTIKIFTLTFCGSNIISHFYCDDIPLLLMLCSNAQEIELLIVLFSAFNLISSLLVILMSYILTLIAVFQMCSAESRKKAFSTCGSHLMVVVVFYGSLLFVYMQPNSTHSFGTDKTASVFYT